A window of the Streptomyces luomodiensis genome harbors these coding sequences:
- a CDS encoding helix-turn-helix domain-containing protein codes for MSQDSTTVPETSRKLSGRRRREIVAVLLFSGGPIFESSIPLSVFGIDRQDAGVPRYRLLVCAGEDVPLRTTGGLELTAPYGLEALSRAGTVVVPAWRSITQPPPAAALDALRRAHEEGARIVGLCTGAFVLAAAGLLDGRPATTHWMYAPTLAKRYPSVHVDPRELFVDDGDVLTSAGTAAGIDLCLHIVRTDHGADAAGALARRLVVPPRRSSGGQERYLDRSLPEEIGADPLAEVVAWALEHLHEQFDVEALAARAYMSRRTFDRRFRSLTGSAPLQWLITQRVLQAQRLLETSDYSVDEVAGRCGFRSPVALRGHFRRQLGSSPAAYRAAYRARRPQGGPAERTDRPDRADRLERLERADRPDRAEVIEQRGDHSLALRRPGAPGGHTGHPAHPGHHHHAPHPEPGKPESDTYAPRLPEQAAGRAPGRPSVPGQRERPVG; via the coding sequence ATGAGCCAGGACTCCACGACCGTACCGGAGACCTCGCGCAAGCTCTCCGGACGCCGGCGACGAGAAATCGTCGCGGTGCTGCTGTTCAGCGGCGGCCCCATCTTCGAAAGCTCCATCCCGCTCTCCGTCTTCGGTATCGACCGGCAGGACGCCGGAGTCCCTCGGTACCGACTGCTGGTGTGTGCGGGCGAAGATGTGCCACTGCGAACGACTGGCGGACTGGAACTGACCGCACCATACGGCCTGGAGGCACTCTCCCGGGCCGGGACCGTCGTCGTACCGGCCTGGCGGTCGATAACCCAGCCGCCACCGGCCGCCGCGCTCGACGCGCTGCGCCGCGCGCACGAGGAGGGTGCGCGGATCGTGGGCCTGTGCACCGGGGCCTTCGTACTGGCCGCCGCCGGGCTGCTGGACGGCCGCCCGGCGACCACCCACTGGATGTACGCGCCGACGCTCGCCAAGCGCTACCCGTCGGTCCATGTGGACCCGCGCGAGCTCTTCGTCGACGACGGCGACGTACTGACCTCGGCGGGCACCGCCGCCGGGATCGACCTGTGCCTGCACATCGTGCGCACCGACCACGGCGCGGACGCCGCCGGCGCCCTCGCCCGGCGCCTGGTCGTCCCGCCGCGGCGCAGCAGTGGAGGGCAGGAGCGCTATCTGGACAGGTCGTTACCAGAGGAGATCGGGGCGGACCCGCTCGCCGAGGTGGTGGCGTGGGCGCTCGAGCATCTGCACGAGCAGTTCGACGTCGAGGCCCTGGCCGCCCGCGCCTATATGAGCCGCAGAACCTTCGACCGCAGGTTCCGTTCGCTCACTGGGAGCGCTCCACTCCAGTGGTTGATCACCCAGCGGGTGCTCCAGGCGCAGCGGCTCCTGGAGACCTCCGACTACTCGGTCGACGAGGTCGCCGGGCGCTGCGGCTTCCGCTCGCCGGTCGCGCTGCGCGGACACTTCCGGCGGCAGCTGGGGTCCTCCCCGGCCGCCTACCGGGCCGCGTACCGGGCCCGCAGGCCCCAGGGCGGCCCGGCGGAGCGTACGGACCGCCCGGACCGCGCCGACCGCCTGGAGCGGCTGGAGCGGGCCGACCGGCCCGACCGCGCCGAGGTGATCGAACAGCGCGGCGATCACTCGCTGGCGCTGCGGCGGCCGGGCGCGCCCGGCGGCCACACGGGTCACCCGGCGCATCCCGGGCACCATCACCACGCTCCGCATCCGGAACCTGGCAAACCGGAGTCGGACACCTACGCCCCGCGCCTGCCCGAACAGGCCGCGGGTCGTGCTCCGGGCCGTCCGTCCGTGCCCGGCCAGCGGGAACGCCCCGTAGGGTGA